Proteins encoded in a region of the Candidatus Stygibacter australis genome:
- a CDS encoding glutamine--tRNA ligase (catalyzes a two-step reaction, first charging a glutamine molecule by linking its carboxyl group to the alpha-phosphate of ATP, followed by transfer of the aminoacyl-adenylate to its tRNA), which translates to KRALRYMAVLDPVKVIIDNYPEDKVEYFTAINNPENPDDGTREVPFSRELYIERSDFMEDAPKKFYRLAPGREVRLRYAYFIKCESIVKSETGEILEIHCTYDPASSGGNSPDGRKVKATLHWVSSAQAIDVEVRHFDNLLTISNPAESELDFMELINADSRKILTNCKLEPALKELKPESRVQFERIGYYCVDRVESRPGRPIFNRTVGLRDEWSRIQKRK; encoded by the coding sequence ATAAACGAGCTTTGCGCTATATGGCAGTGCTTGATCCGGTAAAAGTGATCATTGATAATTACCCTGAGGATAAAGTGGAATATTTCACAGCCATAAATAACCCTGAGAATCCTGATGATGGAACTCGTGAAGTGCCTTTCAGCCGGGAACTATACATCGAAAGAAGTGATTTTATGGAAGATGCACCCAAAAAGTTCTATCGTCTGGCACCAGGCAGGGAAGTAAGATTGCGTTATGCCTATTTTATCAAATGCGAAAGCATAGTAAAATCAGAAACCGGTGAGATACTGGAAATACATTGCACCTATGATCCAGCCAGCAGTGGTGGAAATTCTCCTGATGGCAGAAAAGTGAAAGCCACTTTGCATTGGGTGAGTTCCGCTCAGGCAATAGATGTAGAAGTGCGTCATTTTGATAATCTGCTTACCATTTCCAATCCTGCCGAATCTGAGCTTGATTTTATGGAATTGATCAATGCAGATTCCCGTAAAATACTCACGAACTGCAAACTTGAACCAGCTTTAAAAGAACTTAAGCCAGAAAGTAGGGTGCAGTTTGAGAGAATTGGATATTATTGTGTAGATAGAGTAGAAAGCAGACCAGGTAGACCGATATTCAACCGAACAGTGGGTTTACGTGACGAATGGTCAAGAATTCAGAAAAGAAAATAA
- a CDS encoding GNAT family protein — MGYYRKLIGERLFLAPVRIEDSDKFCRWFADAEIALNLTMFDRQMTKEREEAILSDMVKNNSQIFSIVLNNGEQLIGSCSLFDLDHSDRKAELGIMIGDKSCWNQGYGTEVVKLLLDYGFNILNLNNIYLKVFAYNERAYKCYKKAGFKEIGRHREARIIMGRKYDEIFMDFLASEFSESNLSDYFK, encoded by the coding sequence ATGGGATATTACAGAAAACTGATTGGGGAACGATTATTTCTGGCACCTGTGCGGATTGAAGACTCGGACAAATTCTGCCGCTGGTTTGCTGATGCAGAAATTGCCCTGAACCTGACGATGTTTGACCGCCAAATGACCAAAGAACGTGAAGAAGCTATTTTGAGCGATATGGTAAAAAACAATTCTCAGATATTCAGTATTGTTTTAAATAATGGGGAACAATTGATCGGGAGCTGCAGTTTATTTGATCTGGATCACAGTGACCGCAAAGCAGAGCTGGGTATCATGATAGGTGACAAAAGCTGCTGGAACCAGGGATATGGCACCGAAGTAGTAAAACTTTTGCTTGATTATGGTTTTAATATCCTGAATCTCAATAATATATATCTCAAGGTTTTTGCATATAATGAAAGAGCTTATAAATGTTACAAAAAAGCGGGTTTCAAAGAAATTGGCAGACATCGGGAAGCAAGAATCATCATGGGCAGGAAATATGACGAGATATTCATGGATTTCCTGGCTTCAGAATTCAGTGAAAGCAACTTAAGTGACTATTTTAAATAA
- a CDS encoding DNA polymerase III subunit delta', producing MSLFTKIHDQDRALGILQTAIMNHKAGGSYLFYGGNGIGKFTAALYFGMALNCENEDKPCGVCNSCRKFLSFSHPDFVYIFPTPNLKFNYDGSYKDERLGKEYEEYIQLRSKYPWRSYTFSQKVEIRIDAIRMLIHKISLSAHEAKYKICLVESADLMNNNTANAFLKTLEEPPEDTIILLTSNRPDFLLPTILSRCQKIPFNQLSVDDIQRELLEVQGIEASRARLLARIANGNLERALQLMEEGDTEIRETANKLKELITSQDDLGFYEFLSKIKGNPPEWTANLIIHLQIALADLAFFEHNPEFIVNIDRTNMLEAMYHKYPQIDDKILDLIRFLEDCQKKLKGNVNQQLIILEIYNRLGRLFN from the coding sequence ATGAGCTTATTTACTAAGATCCACGACCAGGATAGAGCCCTGGGGATATTGCAAACTGCTATTATGAATCATAAAGCAGGTGGCAGTTATCTTTTTTATGGTGGAAATGGTATTGGCAAATTTACAGCTGCCCTTTATTTTGGTATGGCTTTAAACTGTGAAAATGAAGATAAGCCCTGCGGTGTATGTAATTCCTGTCGTAAATTTCTTTCTTTCAGTCATCCGGATTTTGTTTATATTTTTCCCACACCAAATCTTAAATTTAATTATGATGGCTCCTATAAGGATGAAAGGCTGGGTAAAGAATATGAGGAATATATCCAATTGCGCAGTAAATATCCCTGGAGAAGCTATACTTTCAGTCAGAAGGTTGAGATCAGGATAGATGCCATCAGGATGCTGATCCATAAAATAAGCTTGAGTGCTCATGAAGCGAAGTATAAGATCTGCCTGGTGGAAAGTGCAGATCTGATGAATAATAATACAGCCAACGCCTTTTTGAAAACGCTGGAAGAACCACCCGAAGATACTATAATTCTGCTGACAAGCAATCGCCCGGATTTCTTATTACCCACGATATTATCCCGTTGCCAGAAGATACCATTTAATCAACTTTCCGTTGATGATATACAGAGGGAGCTGCTGGAAGTGCAGGGAATCGAAGCAAGCAGGGCACGCCTCCTGGCAAGAATTGCAAATGGTAATCTGGAAAGAGCTTTGCAATTGATGGAAGAGGGTGATACTGAGATCAGGGAAACAGCTAATAAATTAAAAGAACTTATAACCAGTCAGGATGATCTGGGATTTTATGAATTTCTGAGTAAAATTAAGGGTAATCCTCCTGAATGGACAGCAAATCTGATCATCCATTTGCAGATCGCACTTGCTGACCTGGCGTTCTTTGAACACAATCCGGAATTCATTGTCAATATCGACAGGACAAATATGCTGGAAGCCATGTACCACAAATATCCTCAAATAGATGATAAAATCCTGGATCTGATCCGCTTTCTGGAAGATTGCCAGAAGAAGCTTAAAGGCAATGTTAATCAGCAGTTAATAATTTTGGAAATTTATAACAGGTTAGGAAGATTATTCAATTAA
- a CDS encoding T9SS type A sorting domain-containing protein, with protein MKKILLILSISLFAASTVFAADLNEGFETWPPVDWTIVQGDCSPTNDITQSGDQFYSGEYSARFSSYSSCASYDTYLVTPELITTDGDQTISFQYKRYSYGSEYFTVGWSSTGTDVTTDFTWSDEISDATVDWQQYSKTDLPIGTKYVAIHYYSPYMYYLYLDDVMGPEVVPNSTPAITGYSLVSSIDLATWLPVEDDVVIVDPVYDYTYLNLSDMTTTLPLMADELNEFFVNTYPEGWFDYWAAKGVIEGAASWQAVMWEIINGNAPIMYIAYDGTDYMLVDGLQYQIGAGELNLRVSGDYLLGDYTYTGTVLGADGTPSEAVGIPLTFAEPWVPLQGDLCGDPIPLTLPVVDLAGTSDGFMDDYSYPGSSYMNGIDIVYEITIDVDGGFLQGSLATVGYGYPGLFILDGCPDGEYNTIYNGGAGQSITFDGIAIDAGTYYVIVSNWPTPNDFEYTLNLEWYEWTPDPGEACETAIPYYNINDPAQVGATVEAYDGVWYEFYLDNEYLDVVVSLLGSDFDTILEVWADCGDDTYIAYNDDWSGRGSMINQENIDKTQSRVAQSQIVFDNLEAGNYYAKVYGYSTNFGDYILNITGVNAGLPDGDIIDNAIPVVFDEFNYFNDFGDQSVYNDDYVMPGYGGDNADIVYALTVPMDALVDVSLLGSDFDTKLAIYASDVIPGADNYLYYNDDYYARSGGNELIDWARPIIPNKENSRVSQSALYDMTLAAGMYWIVVDAYGTETGMWDIEVNWEDACQALECVGTPEGEDMILEGGEDVTNGGCNMVEPLFSSIVPGETVCGMLNNYITATGGESRDMDWYLSNTGDEFEFYEVTVTVDCDFGDAALWLTSGNCDGLAVYGFYNETGYCSYEMGTIQIPAGDFGIIVSTPGYTGYPDGFNYALNVEVAEYIPPEDVFINVDVDYWAIEASWNVYDYQLEDFLYAEDLTFAAAYEMQTEALILDPGMYSVVCYDSYGDGGISGNVIHLMQELTSWVTYAYSEAWFDFEVGGGMMYGDVDDNGAVEAFDTSNVLQYVVGLDPDGAPLPWSDETIAIADVDGNFWVNAYDGSLILQYVVGYIDIFPVEELVRSDAPNALVNVELIDNELIFTANGELYSFEATISSEFGTLETEVLYAVNGNKIALASADVITGEFLRIPVSADEVTIDMVINNATERLDLTSAPAVTSLKSNYPNPFNPFTTIAYDVAEAGNVLIQVYNVKGQLVTTLLNEQKDPGAYTLQWNADGQASGVYFYKMKFGRYTSTKKMILMK; from the coding sequence ATGAAAAAAATTCTTTTGATTTTATCGATCTCGCTGTTTGCAGCAAGTACTGTATTCGCAGCAGATCTTAACGAAGGATTTGAAACTTGGCCTCCAGTTGATTGGACTATTGTTCAAGGAGATTGCTCACCAACAAATGATATTACTCAAAGCGGTGACCAATTCTACAGCGGTGAGTATTCTGCAAGATTCTCATCTTATTCAAGTTGCGCAAGCTATGATACGTACCTCGTTACTCCGGAATTGATCACAACAGACGGAGATCAGACAATATCTTTTCAGTATAAAAGATATAGTTATGGAAGTGAATATTTTACAGTTGGCTGGTCATCAACAGGAACAGATGTAACTACAGATTTTACCTGGAGTGATGAAATTAGTGATGCTACAGTAGATTGGCAGCAATATAGTAAAACTGATTTACCAATAGGAACAAAATATGTAGCAATTCATTATTATAGTCCTTATATGTATTACTTATATTTAGATGATGTAATGGGACCTGAAGTTGTGCCTAATAGTACACCAGCAATAACAGGTTACTCACTGGTATCTTCTATTGATTTGGCAACCTGGTTACCAGTGGAAGATGATGTAGTAATAGTAGATCCTGTGTATGATTACACTTATCTTAACCTGAGTGATATGACCACAACTTTGCCACTTATGGCAGATGAATTAAATGAATTCTTCGTTAATACCTATCCAGAAGGCTGGTTTGACTATTGGGCAGCAAAAGGCGTAATTGAAGGCGCAGCAAGCTGGCAGGCAGTAATGTGGGAAATTATCAATGGTAATGCTCCTATCATGTATATTGCATATGACGGCACAGACTATATGCTGGTTGACGGTCTGCAATATCAGATCGGCGCTGGTGAACTGAATCTCCGCGTGAGTGGAGATTACCTTTTAGGTGATTACACCTATACAGGTACTGTTCTGGGTGCAGATGGTACTCCTTCAGAAGCAGTTGGAATACCACTCACATTTGCAGAACCATGGGTTCCACTTCAGGGTGACCTCTGTGGAGACCCAATTCCACTTACTTTGCCAGTAGTAGATCTTGCTGGTACTTCAGATGGCTTTATGGATGACTACAGCTATCCAGGTAGTTCCTATATGAATGGAATAGACATTGTTTATGAAATAACTATTGATGTTGATGGCGGATTCCTGCAGGGAAGTTTAGCGACTGTCGGCTATGGTTATCCTGGATTATTCATTCTTGACGGTTGCCCAGATGGTGAATATAATACAATTTATAATGGTGGAGCAGGTCAATCCATTACTTTTGACGGCATTGCTATTGATGCTGGCACATATTATGTGATCGTATCTAACTGGCCCACTCCTAATGATTTTGAATACACCTTAAATCTGGAATGGTATGAATGGACACCGGATCCGGGAGAAGCCTGCGAAACAGCTATCCCGTATTATAACATCAATGATCCTGCTCAAGTAGGGGCTACTGTAGAAGCTTATGATGGCGTGTGGTATGAATTCTATCTTGATAATGAATATCTGGACGTAGTCGTCTCTCTCTTAGGTTCTGATTTTGACACCATCCTGGAAGTATGGGCAGATTGCGGTGATGATACATATATAGCTTATAATGATGACTGGTCTGGACGTGGAAGCATGATCAATCAGGAAAATATCGATAAAACGCAATCAAGAGTAGCTCAGAGCCAGATAGTGTTTGATAATCTGGAAGCTGGAAACTATTATGCCAAAGTTTATGGTTACAGCACTAATTTTGGAGATTACATTCTGAATATTACTGGTGTTAATGCTGGACTGCCTGATGGTGATATCATAGATAATGCTATACCAGTAGTCTTTGATGAATTTAATTACTTCAATGATTTCGGAGATCAATCAGTTTATAATGATGACTATGTAATGCCAGGTTATGGTGGCGATAATGCTGATATAGTTTATGCACTTACTGTTCCTATGGATGCTCTGGTAGATGTTTCACTGCTTGGCAGTGATTTTGACACTAAGTTAGCTATCTACGCTTCTGATGTAATTCCTGGAGCTGATAACTATCTGTATTATAATGATGACTATTATGCTCGCTCTGGCGGTAATGAACTGATCGATTGGGCTCGTCCGATAATCCCAAATAAGGAAAACAGCCGTGTATCACAGAGTGCTCTTTATGATATGACTCTTGCTGCCGGCATGTACTGGATTGTTGTAGATGCTTATGGTACAGAAACTGGAATGTGGGATATCGAAGTTAACTGGGAAGATGCCTGTCAGGCTCTGGAATGCGTTGGAACACCTGAAGGTGAAGATATGATCCTTGAAGGTGGTGAAGATGTTACCAATGGTGGATGTAACATGGTAGAGCCACTCTTTAGTTCAATTGTACCTGGTGAAACAGTATGCGGAATGCTGAATAACTATATCACTGCTACTGGTGGTGAATCTCGTGATATGGACTGGTATCTCTCTAATACTGGTGACGAATTTGAATTTTATGAAGTAACGGTAACCGTAGATTGTGACTTTGGTGACGCAGCTTTATGGCTTACCAGTGGAAACTGCGACGGTCTGGCTGTATATGGTTTCTATAATGAAACAGGCTACTGCTCTTATGAAATGGGTACAATCCAGATACCTGCTGGTGATTTTGGAATTATTGTCTCCACTCCTGGATATACTGGCTATCCTGATGGCTTCAATTATGCTCTGAATGTGGAAGTAGCTGAATATATTCCACCTGAAGATGTATTTATTAATGTAGATGTTGATTACTGGGCAATTGAAGCAAGCTGGAATGTATATGATTATCAATTAGAAGACTTCCTTTATGCTGAAGACTTAACATTTGCTGCTGCATATGAAATGCAGACTGAAGCTCTTATCCTTGATCCGGGAATGTATTCTGTAGTTTGCTACGATTCATACGGAGATGGTGGTATCAGCGGAAATGTAATCCACTTAATGCAGGAACTTACTTCCTGGGTAACCTATGCTTATTCGGAAGCCTGGTTTGATTTTGAAGTCGGCGGTGGCATGATGTATGGTGACGTTGATGATAATGGAGCAGTAGAAGCATTTGACACATCTAATGTTCTGCAATACGTTGTAGGTCTTGATCCTGATGGTGCTCCACTCCCATGGAGTGATGAAACTATAGCTATTGCTGATGTTGATGGCAATTTCTGGGTTAATGCCTATGATGGTTCACTCATTCTGCAATACGTTGTAGGATACATCGATATCTTCCCAGTAGAAGAATTGGTTCGTTCTGATGCTCCTAATGCTTTAGTTAATGTAGAACTCATTGATAACGAACTTATCTTCACTGCTAATGGTGAACTTTATAGCTTTGAAGCTACGATTTCATCAGAATTTGGCACACTAGAAACTGAAGTGCTCTATGCCGTTAATGGCAATAAGATCGCTCTGGCTTCTGCTGATGTCATCACGGGTGAATTCCTGAGAATTCCCGTCAGTGCTGATGAAGTAACTATCGACATGGTAATTAATAACGCCACTGAGAGATTAGACCTTACTTCTGCTCCAGCAGTTACATCTCTTAAGAGCAATTATCCGAACCCCTTCAACCCATTTACAACAATCGCTTATGATGTTGCTGAAGCTGG